The DNA window CGCTTGTTCCGGCGACATGTAGAACGGCGAGCCGATGGTGGTGCCGATCGCCGTCAGCTTCTTCACGCCCTCGTTGTTGTCACGGACGCTGCCGAAATCGAGGATCTTGACGCGATCGCCGTCGCGGGTGCCGACGAGGAAGATGTTGTCGGGCTTGAGATCGCGGTGCACCACTTTGTGGTCGTGCGCGGCGCCGAGGCCAATGGCGATCTGCGAGACCATGCGGACGAGCCGCGCGGGGGCGATGACCTTGTCGCGCTTGAGCTGCGCACGGAGTTCTTCGCCCTCCAGGTACTCCATGACCAGCGCGAAGCTCTTGTCCTCGGTCTTCTCGAAGGCGAAGACCTCGATGATGTGCTCGTGCGGGAGCGCGGCGCTGACCTCGAACTCGCGGCGGAAGCGCTGGAGCGCGATCTCGTCCAGGATCACGTCGCCGTGGAGGATCTTGAGCGCGACGCTCCGGCTGTCCTTGAGGTCCAGGGCCTGGTAGACGCGACCCGTCCCGCCGTCGGCGACCACACGCCGGATCTGGTAGCGGCCGTTGCAGAAGGCCTTGCCGACGCGCGGATCGTCCGGATCAGTGGGCACCAGCGCTTCGGTGACCGACGAGAGACGCTCCCCGTCGATCGGACAGTAGGCGCCGTCCTCGGGAAAGAGCCTCTGACAGGACGGGCAGGCTTTCAAGCGGGGCTCGGATCAGGCGCGTGACGGGTCTGCCGAGGACGCCGTCTCCGCAGGCGCCTGGTAGTAGTAGATGATGCGCACGCAGCTCGGGCACTGCTCGAAAGCCTCCAGGCGCCGCATCTTCTGGATCATCATGGGTGGGATGGACATGTGACAGCCGAGGCAAATGCCGTTCACGACGCGCGCGATCGCGACAGGGCGACGGGTGCGGATCGACTCGTAGCGGCGATAGAGCTGGGTAGGCAGCCGGGTGACCACCT is part of the Chondromyces crocatus genome and encodes:
- a CDS encoding serine/threonine-protein kinase, with product MKACPSCQRLFPEDGAYCPIDGERLSSVTEALVPTDPDDPRVGKAFCNGRYQIRRVVADGGTGRVYQALDLKDSRSVALKILHGDVILDEIALQRFRREFEVSAALPHEHIIEVFAFEKTEDKSFALVMEYLEGEELRAQLKRDKVIAPARLVRMVSQIAIGLGAAHDHKVVHRDLKPDNIFLVGTRDGDRVKILDFGSVRDNNEGVKKLTAIGTTIGSPFYMSPEQAQALPTLDHRADVWSLGAIIYECAAGTVPFRGTTGPAILLAILTEEPLPPSVVHDAAPRTLDPLMLRVLTKDADARIPTTAELADALGHAYGLEGTHRDWALVPQDELTEQIERGLPRALERHDAEIAARGEPIRKPSDPSDELFRAGSHGGPVTFQEDTSMAAPRPMQRWIVPLIAGTAVLVGVVVAFLIAR